The genomic region GAACGACTTTAGTAGTCTTCCTAAGTTAGTCAATCAATCAATTACGGAGTATTATGTAAAATGATCTGTGGCTTCTAATTAAGGATAAGCTAAAAATACAGATGGAAGTGAGGTTGACATTAATTTACGCAATTAATTGTCCTAAAACAAAATTCCACCATTAAAATAACTAATCTAATTTTTCCTGGTTCTCGTAAAATTCTCCTTCTTGtccaatttgtcaatttgtcccCACATCACTATTACCTGAATAATTCCAAAATagttagtaaaaaaaaaaaattaaaaataaagcaAGAAATAGTAAAGTTAACCAcaaattattaattttattatcattattattattatcaatattATTCATTATCTCTCTAACTTTTTCTTTACTTTTAGATATACTTCATCTTCCCTTAATCATTGCTAATCCACCCTAATTTTTGCAACTCATAATTCCATCAAAGTTTTAATCTTTTTGCTTTTTTTCTAAGTTCAAAGCTTGAATTTTTCTGGGTTTTTTGTGGGTGAAATTAATATAAATTTGGAAATTTTTTTGTAAGGTGAGCTTAATTGTGTGAGAGATAAATTTGGGGGGTTATAATTTTGATTTTATGTTGAAAAATTTGATCTTTTAGGTGAAATGATATTGGGTTTGGAGTAATTTTTTGAGTTAATTAAGGTCAAATGTTTTGTGGTAATTAAAGGGTTGTTTACTGTTTTATGGTAATTGATCTTAATGGGTACTAATATAGAAGACCAACAAATTTCAATAGCTCAATCTGAGGAAGAACCCAGTACAAAACCTTCAAGGTAATTTATTTCGCttccgtctcaattatttgtttacctttgattaaaataccgctctcagagttaattaaatttggttgctgttttttttttgtatggtTTGATGATATGATGATGTTGGTAATTAATGTATCAGTGAAATTTCTGATGAAACAAATAATGATATAAAAGAGCATGAGAAATTGGTGGGTGAAACATCTGAGCAAGGTTTGCATGATGCTGCCAGTTCATCTGTTCCTGTTGTTCAGGATTCAGAACATCATTCTGATGTTCCTAATAATGGAGAATTGGATAATCACTTGGATTCAGGTATTATTTTTACACTCTGTGGTTAAATTCGCGATTATTATTGTGTAAGACCGTCTTGCAGTGTGATACCGTGGCTTTGGCTCATTATTGATAGTGATAAATGAGTGTTTAACCAATTAAGAAATCGTCAAACACTGTAAGACGGTATTCTTCTGTTATACGTGCTGCTTGATTTCAAGCACATGTTGTTAGGTGGAGAAAATAGGAGTAGCATCTGAAATTCATAGTATAATAGTTACGGCTTTTCGACCAAAAAGATCAGTACTTGCAGAAAAACATTCTTGTTAGACTGAATGCTTAGAAAGAGCCATCATTGTCTTGAAATCCATGTCGTCAAATGGTTGATATGTATTGGCACTGTGTTCGTGATGTGTGATCTGTAATGTGGTTTGTAGGTTTATCTGATGTGGTTACCAGTGCTGACACTTGTTTCGGATATATGTACCTTTCTGGTTACTCTCCCCTCCTTTCGGTTTACCAAAATTATGAGTTATAGGGTTAAAGCTGGTATCGTACTGGTAACCACATCAGATAAACCGAAAGGAGGGGAGTGTAACGAGAAAGGTACATATATCCGAAACAAAATTATGAGTTATAGGGTTAAAGCTTGTATCGTACTGAGTATTGAAAAATTACAATACAAAAGACAGTCAAGTTTCCGTGCTTATTGCGAACCCAAACTAGATTGTGATGATCTTTAGGAATTAGAATATAAGCGGATGTCAAACCTCGTCTAATCTAGATTATGGTTTTAGATTCTGGATTGGAAGCTTCTACGCATGATACTGCAAAAGACAGTCAAGTTTCCACTCAAGTAGATCATGCCACCAATGTTGAGGCTACTGATACTGCAAAAGACGGTCAAGTTTCCGCTCAAGGAGATCATGCCACCAATGTCACGGCTACTGATACTGCAAAAGACAGTAAAGTTTCCGCTCAACTAGATCATGCCACCAATGTCAAGGCTACTGATACTGCAAAAGACAGTCAAGTTTCCGCTCAAGTAAATCATGCCACCACTGTCAAGGCTACTGGTGCTAGAGTTAACACTGGAGATCCTATTAGCCCCTCAAACCTCACCTCAGATTACGACTTAAACAGGATTCTTATTGATACAACTGCACCATTCGAATCTGTGAAAGAAGCAGTTTCCAAATTTGGAGGAATTGTTGATTGGAAGGCTCATAAAGTCCAGACCGTGGAGGTAAAGTACAACAAACTTTTGTCTCCTATTTGCTCTTATTTGTCTTTTTTTAAAGTGGGTACAGCTGAATGGGCGTCGGACCTGGGTGTATATCCAAGTGTCAAACTCGCATTGTCTTAGATTGAGATAATAAATTAAGAATCGGGTAGGGTTACTGAGGACATGTCtacaaaatacaaaattaaatagaCATTGTGAAATACGAAGTATTTATAAACTGAAAGTGAAATGTGGAGATGTTTGAGAATTGAGACGTAAGTTAAAATTGTCAAAATTCATACTATATACTTTGCAACCAATCTCTTTTTCTGCTTTTGCCATGCAACCCTCCCTTTTTGTGTTTTCTGGGAGTGTGTCGGACTGGTAAGCATTGAGTACGGATTTCAATCTCATATCCTTGATTGTTAAGTCGGACATGGGTCATGATCCCAAAATTGAAGAGTCGAAGTAACACAGGTTTTGAGTATTTGCTGGATATGGGCTCATGAGCTCTGGTTTCTTACTGAAGTCCAAGCTTTTACATGTGCAGAGGCGCAAAATTATTGAACAAGAACTCAAGAAGGTGCGGCAGGAGATTCCCCTATATAAGGAACAATCCGAGGTTGCTGAACAATCAAAGATCCAAATATTAAAGGATTTGGAAAGCACTAAGAGACTAATTGAAGATTTAAAGCTTAATCTAGAAAGAGCACAGACGGAAGAGCGTCAGGCAAAACAAGATTCCGAGCTTGCTCAGTTAAGAGTTGAAGAGATGGAACAAGGGATTGCTCACGAAGCTAGTGTGGCAGCCAAGACCCAGGTTGAAGTCGCTAAAGCCCGGTATGAAGCTGCTATCGCTGACCTAAAAACAGTCAAAGACGAGTTGGAAACGCTGCGAAAAGAATACGCAGTTTTATTGACTGAGAAAGAAGAAGCCGAGAAGAAAGCTGAAGAAGCTGTCCTTGCATCTAAGAAGGCTGAGAAGACTGTAGAGGAGTTAACAATAGAGTTGATCTCCGCCAAAGAATCGTTGGAATCTGCCCATGCTGCACATTTGGAGGCAGAGGATCATAGAATTGGAGCTGCTATGGCGAAGGAGCAAGATAGTCTCACTTGGGATAAAGATTTGAAGCAGGCAGAAGAGGATTTGGCAAATCTAAATCTGCAAATTGAATCAGCTAAGGAACTGAAATCGAAGCTAAACGCTGCGTCTAAGTTGCTTGCTGATTTAAAGGCTGAGCTGGCCGATTACATGGAGTCGAAAATTCTTCAGGAAACTAAAGGTAAGGACTCCGAAGCAcaaaattttccttttcttttttagaaaaaaaatgttCCTACATTTTAAAGACGATTTTAGCGTTGTTTGTAAATTTTGTTCCTCTTTTTCTAATTTTCGTTCATTTTTTAAACCGTCAAATGACGATATGCGGGAATAAGGCTCTATTGTTGTTATTGAAACAGCTATACCTGGCGACAAAACTCATGGGGAGATCCAGTCAGCAGTTGCTGCTGCCAATAAGGAACTTGGAGAGGTGAAGCTGAACATTGAAAAAGCAAATGATGAAGTAAACTGCTTAAAGCTGGCAGCCACGTCATTAAAGACGGAGCTAGACAGGGAGAAGCTAGAGTTAGCCAACTTAAGACAAAGAGAAGGCATGGCTTCGATTGCGGTGGCATCCCTTGAAGCCGAGCTTGAAAGAATCAAGTCGGAAATCAGCGAGGTTCAAATAAGGGAGAGGGAGGCCAGAGATAGAATGATGGAGTTGCCTAAGCAATTGCAGCACGCATCTCAAGAAGCCGATGAAGCCAAGTCAGCTGTCGAACTGGCTGGGGAAGAGCTAAGGAGGGCTAAGGAGGAGGCAGCTCAAGCAAAAGCTGGGGCTAATACAATGGAGAGCCGGTTACTTGCGGCTCAAAAAGAGATAGAAGCGGCTAGGGCTTCAGAGAAGCTAGCCCTAGCTGCCATTAAAGCATTAAAAGAAAGTGAGTCCGCTCAAACTGGTAACGAAGAGGGTACTGATAGTCCTAGTGGGGTCACACTTTCCTTGGAAGAATATTATGCGCTGAGCAAGCGAGCCCATGAAGCCGAGGAAGAAGCCAATATGAAGGTGACGGCTGCAATGAGTCAAATCGAGGTAGCCAAAGAATCCGAGTCGATATCCTTGACCCAGCTAGAAGAGGCAAACCGAGAGatggaagaaagaaaagaagctCTTAGAATCGCCATGGAGAAAGCCGAGAAGGCCAAGGAAGGGAAATTGGGTGTCGAACAGGAGTTAAGGAAATGGAGGGCCGAGAGTGAGCAACGACGAAAAGCAGGTGAATTAGGTCAAAATCAATCCTCTTTGTATAGCCCAAGAAAGAGCACAGAGGAGGGACAAGGGCTGAAAACCGCGCAACAATTATCTGATTCTTCTTTATATGGACAAGGTATTAAGATCGAGAAGGTCGTCGATTCTAATTCTCCTTCAGTTCCTTATGGACAAGGACTTGGACTGAAGAACTTGGAGCAAATAGCTAATCCTAGCCCAGGTCAACAATCAACTTCTCCAAACTCATATTCGGAGGAAAGCGTAAATAGTCCGAAGGCAACATTCGGGCAAAGTACTACAATAAAAAAGAAGAGAAGGTCATTGTTTCCAAGGTTCTTCATGTTCTTGGCTAGAAGGAAATCATCATCCAAGACATCATAAGCATCGACACGAATACGGAATACCAGTCATGCTTATATTGCATGCTTACTACTTCTTCCCATGAAGTCCCTCTGAAGTGCAGCATTGACAGATTCATCTTACTGTAAATCGTTACCAATTATGTATTTACGTTCTTTTTTACCCCTTTTTCAATTGGTATATTTGAGCTTCAATGACATTCTTATGTACATGTTTTTCTAAGGACCGAGTAATTTCTTTTAAGGCGATGGTATAAGACGATTTTATGTACTTGTGTGTATAGAATACAGATGAACCTTGTAAAAATGTAATTCTAAATAATAAGTCGGGTTTTCGTGTTAAATTTGGTCTCAATCAATAAATCTCTCACTTTTGCTTATTATCCAATCGAGGCTATAGGACCGTCATATAGTATAACAGTCGAGTAGAGAAAAGCATCAAGTTGCAGCGAAAGGCCGTAAAGTATATATTCTATTTGGATGGTTGCAGTTCCTGAAAGGCATATGTGCGGACAACAAGAAGGCCAAATGCTCTCAAAAGTGAAAATAAAGCTAGCTACTTTGTTCTTCTTCATCTGCTATAAATAGCATGCCGGAGACGTAGCTTGAAATCATAAGCAACTTACAAACTCAAATACCTTACAAATTTCTGAAGCATTTTTCTGATTTCTCAGCAGCTCTCATCAAGAATGTCGAACACCTGCGGAAACTGTGACTGTTCTGACAGCACCCACTGTGTGTAAGTCCCCTTAATCCATATGCTTTCGTTtatttatgctcatttttatttaatttatgtaagtTAATGAATGCATTTGAAACACGGGTGACTAAAGCATACTGGGGTTTCAGAGCATATTATCTTAACTCGATTCATAAATAATGTTTTTTTGTTATTAAGTTTTTATTCCGAATTATGATCGTGCAGGAAGGGAAACCAGTACAGTTTCACCATGACTGAAAGCGAGAAGTAAGTAGTTCTTATAGCCTTGCGCAGTTGCGCTACTCGTTTCTGTATTTTCTTAACCATAATAGTAAGACTTTCTGTAATGACTGGTTAATAATCAAATAACAGCTATGCTGAAGTCATGGCAATGGAAGGATGTGGTTGCGGAAATGGTTGCAGCTGCGGTGCTGGCTGCGGATGCTCTGACTGCAGCTGCTGCAAATGAACTCTGATGAGTTGATGTCGAATTAAGGCCGTCTTATTATTATAAGCTTAATTATAATTAATGAGCTGCTTTGTGTAATGTTACTACTGTAAAAGGGATTGTCTGAATAATTTGTTACTGTATTCACAGCTTTGTGCTTACCCTTTGTGCCTTAATATTATTATCATTTTACTTACTCTACTGTTTCAACTACCATTGACCACGATTATTATCATATTATTTCGACAAAAAGAATTTACTAGAATAGAATAGATAACAGAAAAGTTAACAattcagtaaaaaaaaaaagtaatctcACAAGAATATAATTAGTATTGTGTAAAGTCATTTTATAAAAATGTAACTAGGAATTATTAATAAAATTACGAGATGGGTAATATAATACAAAATAGAATGACTTGTCTCGAGACTGAGCGTTTCGTGGTTAAAAAATGCCGAATCATGTCTCAATCATCACTCCTTTCTTATCGGCGAGTTTCTGATTCTTTTGTTCGAAATTTCTTTGTTCGTACCGAACCTTTTGACAAAAGTGGTCTAGATTATTGAAAAAGATTTGAGAAGGTTTGACGATTATTTAGAGTTATATGGCACTACGTATGGCATCCGGTACGCTAAAAGGCTTAAAAGCATTTGAATGTCCTACATTACTTGTGATTTTGTGGCCAACTAACAATGTGTAGTAGTTGCGTACCAAAGGCTAGATTCTTTCCTCTAGCATATTTATATACAACTTGTTAAAGTCGCTTTATTCTTTAAAATATGGTATTTACTGGATTATGATGGAAAAAGTTGGGACGAAACACAGTGGAGATTTTAGAACTTATTtagcaattgaaaaaaaaaaaaaaaatgatcttTATTATCGACACAACTTTTATAGCAAGTTATTTTTAAAAGTTCAAATCGACTATATGAAAATTTAAAGGGTGACATACTACACGAGTATACATTCGTCTCTTAGCTTATTTTTATCAGGAATGCTTTTCAGTCTTACTTGTTGGGCGATTTGGGAGTGTAGGAACGCAGCTATCTTTGAGGGGTGTGGACGGTTTTGTGATGTGGTGATAAGGAGAGTGCATGATATGTTGAGGGAGATAAATGATACGTTGGGAGGGAGAAAGGGGGTCGGTATGGCTGCTGTTAGTACCCGGGATGTAAGGAGGCCGGAACTCGATGATGGACTGAGAAGGCGGGAAGGAGGGACTGTTGGTGGAGGATGTTGGAGGGGTCCGGGGGAGGGTGTGGTGAAAATCAATACGGATGCAGGGGTGATTGAGGGTGTGGGAACGGGTATGGGAGTGGTGGCTAGGACCCATGGCGGCTTGTTTGCTTGGGCGGTGACGTTGCAGGAACGATCAATTCTCGACGTGAAGAGGGCGGAAGCAGAGGCAATCTTTATCGGGATGAAGGAAGCAAGGAGTAGAGGACACGCGAGAATCATTGTGGAAAGCGATTGTCTGGCAGTTATCAAGGATTTGCAGGATAAGAAGAAGGGAAGAGCGGATATCTTTCGCATTTACGACGACATTTTATCTTTATGTAATAGTTTTACTTCGGTTGTTTTCTCTTTTGTTAGACGGGAGTCGAACTGTGTGGCTCATCTGGTTGCTCACTCGAGTCCGTGGATTGTGGGGAGGCGGTTCTGGTCTGATGTGGCCCCTCAACACATTGTCGAAGCTATTTCCAACGATATTATTAATATGAATTAACCCTATGGGGTTttccttgcaaaaaaaaaaaagaaatgaaattacGATTTTATAACAAAAATATCCAATAATATTACCCCAATATCCTAGTACTTCAACAATAGACATTTTTTATTGCTaaatttatttgatttaaaaACTTATATATTTTCGGCCCCAAAGTAAATAAAAACCTTAACAATTACATTAAAATCGACCCGCATTATCAATTCGACCACGCCATTATATTTCGATGTCggtagaaaatggtgatcataaAATATCAAACAACCCAAAAAAATAGAATCATTGACCAATCTCAAATACGTCCCCCTTCTAGATGCAATCTTGGTACAACTGTAGAAGTTAACATGAAGTGCAAGATACGGTCAAACTTGCTGATCAAAGTCAACAACTTTTACAACTAAAAACATTCTTCCAACCACTATCTTCCGGCTCAAATTCGGACTAAATCAAATGATATACACCAAAAAGAAAGATACCCCTAACCGTGGTAATGTGGTATAGTATTATATACTCGTATTGTTTCCCGCCATCAGACCCTTATCCTGGTCACTACTTGATATACCCAAAATACTTCCGACTCTGACTCCATATAGGGGTGTAACCGACCGATTTGAGCTCAAGCTCTAGTGGCCTTGGAATAGGCTCGGAAACTTGAGCTTGAGCTCGGAATCGGCTCGGAATTTTCGAGCTTAAAAAAATCAAAGCTCGGAATCAGCTCGGATTAGGCTCGAGCCCAACTCGAGCTCTATTCAATCATTATTTTCTTGAACTTTTAAttcaaattaaaaataaaaatattttcaGAAAAATACAAATATAAAATAATGATCGAATATaacaaaaatataatttataaatgctaaaataacattttattaagAATAAAGCTAATCGTAAAAGCCAAAATAAatactaataaaaaaaaaaaaggcctaAACGAGCTTCCGATTCCGAGCTCTACTAAGCTCGGAATCTGCTCAGATATGGTCCACCTCGGCTCGAAATCGGCTCGAAATCAGTTTTGACCGATTTCGAGCCGAGCTTTGATCGAGCTGATTCCGAGGGCTCTACGAACCGGCTCAGATCATTTACAGCCCTAACTCCAACTACAATCATGGTGACCTTAAAACCTGTGCAAAGCGGCCTCAATGCAGGGTCGAAACTCGCAACCTAGATTTAATATGATGCTCCAAACATATCACAACACATACAGCAACGAAACTGATGAACCCTACAGTTTATAGTTCTATACCAATTGACCGTCTGTCAGAAACTTGCAAATTACTACAGAAATCTGCAAAAAATGATGCCATGTAAAACTGACTTTTACAAGAATTTACTTACAGTTACAGTATGTAAATCACTCGTTCAGGAAATTTACAACATCAGCTGTGAATTTTTCGTATAAAAACTAGAACATAATTTCACCATTCTAGACACAACTCAGGGAGTGAATTTACAATCTTACTCGCAACAAAAAATTATAATcgaaaatatttataaaataaaacGCGACTAAAGTTCATATGGGATCTGCTCGCAAGACGAGTATTGGTAAACCCTGGGAATTCGAGTAAACTTCCATGTCGTTTTCTCCAAGATCTGGAATCAAAACTGCATATCATACACAGTTCATGAGTTCAAAGCTGTTCAATGTGGCGATTTCATATCAGGCGCTTTCATCTAACTTTTAATCATACTTCTCGCGCCAAGAGTAGAAAAGAAACAAAACCCAAGAAAGGGCTAACACGGTATCTCCAACAACTTGCCTAGGCAAATCTGCAGCAAGATCCGCGAGATTCATCTGAAAGTAAACCCTCCAAACAGCCAGAGAAAGGTGAAGGAGCACACACCCTTTAGCAAAAAAGCTTTGAAATTTACTATCCTTGACGAATGCAACCATGAACAACAGAAACCCGATAACAAAGAGAAGCAACCCGGAAAATGAATTCGATATTTGGATCAATAATTCATCATGTGGGGTTGACCCTTGAAGTCTGCTTGCTATTTCTTTACCATGACTAAATGAAGAGATCTCCTTTGTATAAAACATCATCATAGCTCCACAAGTTACCGCGATTACTGAATGTAATAGACAGATTACAGGAAAACCAGAAGAACCCATTTACTAATTACTGCTTAAGTTTCGGATTATCCACAATTTAGATCACCAAATTATACCTTAATCTACACCAAAAATCCGACAACAACTAGTTTGATAATCCTATCTTAGTCAAACCACCAATAACAACGACATCAGAGCCTTAATTTCAAAATGATTTGGAGCCGGCCGACATGAATCATCGTTCTTTCGAACCTTGAACCCATCTTAAATCAGcctacaaaaacaaaacaaaaaaacacaacaaaacccttaAAATCAGAGCCTTAATTTCAAAATGATTTGGGATCGGCCGACATGAACCATCGTTTTTTCGAACCCTGAACCCATCTCAAATCAACCTACAGAAACCAAAcaaaaaacacaacaaaacccttaAAATCGCAACCTGAAATTTCACATATATAAGCTAAAGTTGATCCAAAGATTTCTCATTTCTCAACtgaattaaataaaaaaataaaaaaaataaaaaaagtgatGAACTTTGATTTGCAATCACAAATTAGAAGTACCCTATGAATCGTGAGTCGTT from Silene latifolia isolate original U9 population chromosome 3, ASM4854445v1, whole genome shotgun sequence harbors:
- the LOC141648587 gene encoding uncharacterized protein LOC141648587 produces the protein MAAVSTRDVRRPELDDGLRRREGGTVGGGCWRGPGEGVVKINTDAGVIEGVGTGMGVVARTHGGLFAWAVTLQERSILDVKRAEAEAIFIGMKEARSRGHARIIVESDCLAVIKDLQDKKKGRADIFRIYDDILSLCNSFTSVVFSFVRRESNCVAHLVAHSSPWIVGRRFWSDVAPQHIVEAISNDIINMN
- the LOC141646974 gene encoding protein WEAK CHLOROPLAST MOVEMENT UNDER BLUE LIGHT 1-like → MGTNIEDQQISIAQSEEEPSTKPSSEISDETNNDIKEHEKLVGETSEQGLHDAASSSVPVVQDSEHHSDVPNNGELDNHLDSDSGLEASTHDTAKDSQVSTQVDHATNVEATDTAKDGQVSAQGDHATNVTATDTAKDSKVSAQLDHATNVKATDTAKDSQVSAQVNHATTVKATGARVNTGDPISPSNLTSDYDLNRILIDTTAPFESVKEAVSKFGGIVDWKAHKVQTVERRKIIEQELKKVRQEIPLYKEQSEVAEQSKIQILKDLESTKRLIEDLKLNLERAQTEERQAKQDSELAQLRVEEMEQGIAHEASVAAKTQVEVAKARYEAAIADLKTVKDELETLRKEYAVLLTEKEEAEKKAEEAVLASKKAEKTVEELTIELISAKESLESAHAAHLEAEDHRIGAAMAKEQDSLTWDKDLKQAEEDLANLNLQIESAKELKSKLNAASKLLADLKAELADYMESKILQETKAIPGDKTHGEIQSAVAAANKELGEVKLNIEKANDEVNCLKLAATSLKTELDREKLELANLRQREGMASIAVASLEAELERIKSEISEVQIREREARDRMMELPKQLQHASQEADEAKSAVELAGEELRRAKEEAAQAKAGANTMESRLLAAQKEIEAARASEKLALAAIKALKESESAQTGNEEGTDSPSGVTLSLEEYYALSKRAHEAEEEANMKVTAAMSQIEVAKESESISLTQLEEANREMEERKEALRIAMEKAEKAKEGKLGVEQELRKWRAESEQRRKAGELGQNQSSLYSPRKSTEEGQGLKTAQQLSDSSLYGQGIKIEKVVDSNSPSVPYGQGLGLKNLEQIANPSPGQQSTSPNSYSEESVNSPKATFGQSTTIKKKRRSLFPRFFMFLARRKSSSKTS
- the LOC141646975 gene encoding uncharacterized protein LOC141646975, which encodes MGSSGFPVICLLHSVIAVTCGAMMMFYTKEISSFSHGKEIASRLQGSTPHDELLIQISNSFSGLLLFVIGFLLFMVAFVKDSKFQSFFAKGCVLLHLSLAVWRVYFQMNLADLAADLPRQVVGDTVLALSWVLFLFYSWREKYD